A single Lacerta agilis isolate rLacAgi1 chromosome 10, rLacAgi1.pri, whole genome shotgun sequence DNA region contains:
- the TCF20 gene encoding transcription factor 20 isoform X2, with protein sequence MQSFREQSSYHGNQQNYPQEVHGASRLEEFSTRQQAQMFQSFGGGGSSSGRRGAAGSSASMAGESSGHQSYQSFRKEAGEFYYMASSKDPVAAGGQQLPQRRPSGPVQSYGPPQGSSFGSQYGSEGHVSQFQTQHSSLSGVTHYQQDYTGPFSPGSAQYQQQSSSQQQQQVQQMRQQLYQSHQPLPQASSQSASSTSHMQPMQRPSTLPSSASGYQLRVGQYSQHYQPPASSSSSFPSPQRFSQSGQNYDGSYSVNAGSQYEGHAVGSSSQTYGTQSNYTFQAQPMKNFEQSKLPQGSQQAQGQSQQQPQPQPQQQPPPSQHVMQYSNTATKLSLQSQVGQYNQAEVPVRSPMQFHQNFSPISNPSPAASVVQSPSCSSTPSPLMAGGENLQCGQSNMPVASRNRILQMMPQLSPTPSMMPSPNAQGGGFKGFGLEGLQEKRLTDPGLSSLSALSSQVANLPNTVQHMLLSDALAPQKKNSKRSSLSKKADSCTNSEGSSQAEEQLKSPLAESIDGGCSSSSEDQGERVRQLSGQSTSSDTTYKGGNLERSHPSPTQASQNEPPKLSTSPADEEEVASPPDEKEALVAVETPPKVNEKAVGVIVSREAMTGRVEKSGGQDKQQQDDVSTGAQAPPSASVMKDTGLLGPQQEPQGGSKGSKSGDSSTNHNGDGNGQLVHAVVGSSFPGRTEPSKSPGSLRYSYKDNIGVSMQRNAGNFPQYPSGHDKGDFPGHSERKGRNEKFPSLLQEVLQGYHHHPDRRYSRNAQDHHGMTGTLEGTMRPNVLINQANELSNRGLLNKSIGSLLENPHWSHWDRKSSGTTSEMKQINLADYPMPRKFEVEPQSSAHEGGGLSERRSVICDISPLRQIAREPGPHSVGHMGPDGRSGRSDRLTPGQSVILPGGLVTMEAKLKSHSGQIKEEDFEQSKTSANINNKKSGDHCHLASFKHESYRGNASPGAAALDSAAEYLLQQDSRSQLRRGPSRMGSSREGMRGKSPSQFHDLADKLKMSPGRSRGPGTDLHHMNPHMVLSDRVNRGSLHSPFPPNSESSSLASVYHTNARSHAFGDPNQGLNSQYHYKRQLYQQQQEEYKDWSSSSAQGVIAAAQHRQETARKSPRQQQFLDRVRSPLKNDKDGMMYLHSGSYHDAVSQDASRCLLGSDGSLQNKCAEIKHLNQKIQQQESGWDLSRQVTTGKNSGSLGATSQKRFTSQDSDTHKREDAGDVLKSGSAMVRIPGQEEQSSQNPLIMRRRVRSFISPIPSKRQLQEMKNSGTEDKGRLLTSSKDGADKTLNSYAHSSQSQDVSKSLSKGESPRNLPSPDNRNCSAVSLTSPAKTKILPPRKGRGLKLEAIVQKITSPNVRRSASSNCAEAGPDAVTLDDILSLKSGPPEGGNVSNHGMEAENIKEEIVLDQESQELTSEISLTISSEEWHAERDEVVKKETPDLANVVKEAPVPTVIPAPSQKSVCQGRTDGSLTGAGSINFSELKTVSPSKVLTPEPNLKSEEKGGDAVIVTTKPDPFPPKGYFPSGKKKGRPIGSVNKQKKQQQQPQPQPPPPPQQQLLLPPLPPVPEALQPSEDAGGGEPKPKRQRRERRKPTAQPRKRKPRRAAPIVEPQEPEIKLKYATQSLDKTDNKNKSFFPYIHVVNKCEIGAVCTIINAEEEEQNKLVRGRKGQRSSTPPPSNVESKVLPISSFMLQGPVVTESSVMGHLVCCLCGKWASYRNMGDLFGPFYPQDYAATLPKNPPPKRATEMQNKVKVRHKSASNGSKTDTEEEEEQQQQQKEQRSLTAHPRFKRRHRSEDCAGASRSLSRGAACKKATTEGSNVGEKAPLDSKPPMSTSEGGPELELQIPELPLDSNEFWVHEGCILWANGIYLVCGRLYGLQEAVEIAKEMKCSHCQEPGATLGCYNKGCSFRYHYPCAIDADCLLNEENFSVRCPKHKPLLPCFLPSLQNKMVKGSLSTEQSERG encoded by the coding sequence ATGCAGTCCTTTCGAGAGCAAAGCAGTTACCACGGAAACCAGCAGAACTACCCACAGGAAGTGCATGGTGCATCCCGTCTAGAAGAATTTAGCACCCGCCAGCAGGCTCAGATGTTCCAGAGCTTtggaggaggtggcagcagcagtgggcgcCGTGGAGCAGCAGGCAGTTCTGCCTCAATGGCTGGTGAGAGCTCTGGACATCAGAGCTATCAAAGTTTCAGAAAGGAAGCAGGAGAATTCTACTATATGGCCTCAAGTAAGGATCCTGTGGCAGCCGGAGGGCAGCAACTTCCTCAGCGCAGGCCTTCTGGGCCAGTACAGAGCTATGGACCACCCCAAGGGAGCAGCTTTGGGAGTCAGTATGGGAGTGAAGGTCATGTGAGCCAATTTCAAACGCAGCACTCATCCCTTAGTGGTGTGACCCATTATCAACAGGATTATACTGGTCCTTTCTCCCCTGGAAGTGCTCAGTACCAGCAGCAAAGTTcaagccagcagcagcaacaggttCAGCAGATGAGACAACAGCTCTACCAGTCTCATCAGCCTTTGCCACAAGCCTCCAGCCAGTCTGCCTCCAGCACATCTCATATGCAGCCAATGCAGCGTCCTTCAACTCTGCCCTCCTCTGCTTCTGGCTATCAGTTGCGAGTAGGTCAGTATAGCCAACACTATCAGcctcctgcttcttcctcttcttcttttccttctcctcagCGTTTTAGCCAATCTGGGCAGAACTATGATGGCAGTTACAGTGTGAATGCTGGTTCACAGTATGAAGGACATGCCGTTGGGTCAAGTTCGCAAACTTATGGAACTCAGTCAAACTACACCTTTCAGGCACAGCCAATGAAGAACTTTGAACAGTCAAAGTTACCCCAAGGCAGTCAGCAGGCACAGGGACAGTcacagcagcagccgcagccgcagccgcagcagcagccacctCCCTCACAGCATGTAATGCAGTACTCAAATACTGCCACCAAACTATCTCTTCAGAGTCAAGTAGGTCAGTACAACCAGGCTGAGGTTCCTGTGAGATCACCCATGCAGTTCCACCAGAATTTTAGTCCTATATCTAATCCCTCACCAGCTGCCTCTGTGGTTCAGTCCCCAAGTTGCAGCTCCACACCATCTCCTCTCATGGCAGGTGGTGAGAACCTTCAATGTGGACAAAGCAACATGCCTGTAGCCTCTAGAAACCGCATTTTACAAATGATGCCTCAGCTTAGTCCAACACCATCCATGATGCCAAGTCCCAATGCTCAGGGTGGAGGATTCAAGGGATTTGGGCTTGAAGGACTGCAGGAAAAGAGGCTTACGGATCCAGGACTAAGCAGCCTAAGTGCTTTAAGTAGTCAAGTGGCTAATCTTCCCAATACAGTCCAGCACATGCTACTTTCAGATGCTTTGGCACCCCAAAAGAAAAACTCCAAAAGATCTTCACTATCTAAAAAGGCTGATAGCTGCACAAACTCAGAAGGCTCTTCCCAAGCAGAGGAACAGCTCAAGTCTCCTCTGGCAGAATCAATTGATGGTGGCTGCTCCAGTAGTTCGGAGGACCAAGGCGAGAGGGTGAGACAACTGAGCGGTCAGAGTACCAGTTCTGATACCACCTACAAGGGGGGTAATTtagagagatcccacccatcacCAACACAGGCATCTCAAAATGAGCCTCCAAAGCTCAGCACCAGCCCTGCAGACGAGGAAGAAGTGGCCTCTCCTCCTGATGAAAAGGAGGCCTTAGTTGCTGTGGAAACACCCCCAAAGGTCAATGAAAAGGCAGTTGGTGTGATAGTTTCCCGAGAAGCTATGACAGGCAGAGTGGAAAAGTCAGGTGGGCAGGATAAGCAGCAACAAGATGATGTTTCCACAGGTGCTCAAGCACCACCTTCTGCCAGTGTGATGAAAGACACTGGGCTTCTGGGACCACAGCAAGAGCCACAAGGAGGGAGTAAGGGGAGCAAAAGTGGGGACAGCAGCACTAACCACAATGGAGATGGGAACGGACAGCTTGTTCATGCTGTTGTTGGCTCCAGTTTTCCAGGCAGAACTGAGCCTTCAAAATCCCCTGGTAGTTTGAGGTATAGCTACAAAGACAATATTGGGGTTAGTATGCAGAGAAATGCTGGCAACTTCCCTCAGTATCCTTCAGGTCATGATAAAGGGGATTTTCCAGGGCATAGTGAGCGAAAGGGCAGGAATGAGAAATTTCCTAGTCTGTTGCAAGAAGTTTTGCAAGGCTATCACCATCACCCTGACAGAAGATATTCTAGAAATGCACAAGATCATCATGGGATGACTGGAACTCTTGAGGGTACCATGAGACCCAATGTCCTGATCAATCAAGCCAATGAATTAAGTAATAGAGGTCTTTTAAACAAAAGCATAGGCTCTCTCTTGGAAAATCCACACTGGAGCCACTGGGATAGAAAATCTAGTGGCACAACTTCTGAGATGAAACAGATAAATCTAGCTGACTATCCCATGCCTCGAAAGTTTGAGGTAGAGCCGCAATCTTCTGCTCATGAAGGTGGAGGACTCTCTGAGAGGAGATCAGTTATTTGTGATATATCACCCTTGAGGCAGATTGCTAGAGAACCTGGGCCTCACTCTGTGGGACACATGGGTCCTGATGGCAGGAGTGGAAGGAGTGACCGTCTAACTCCTGGTCAGTCAGTCATCCTTCCTGGTGGTCTGGTGACCATGGAAGCAAAGCTAAAGTCTCACAGTGGGCAAATCAAGGAAGAAGATTTTGAACAGTCTAAGACCTCTGCcaacatcaacaataaaaaatCTGGAGATCATTGTCATCTTGCAAGTTTTAAGCATGAGTCTTACCGAGGCAATGCTAGCCCAGGAGCTGCAGCTCTTGATTCTGCAGCAGAGTACCTTTTACAACAAGATAGCCGATCACAGCTCAGGCGAGGACCCAGCAGAATGGGAAGCAGCCGAGAGGGAATGAGAGGTAAATCTCCCTCTCAGTTTCATGATCTGGCAGACAAATTAAAGATGTCACCAGGCAGAAGCAGAGGTCCAGGCACAGATCTTCACCACATGAATCCACACATGGTGCTTTCTGACAGGGTGAACCGGGGTTCCTtacactctcctttccctccaaATTCTGAAAGCTCATCGTTAGCTTCAGTTTATCACACTAATGCTCGATCTCATGCTTTTGGTGATCCTAATCAGGGGCTGAATTCCCAGTACCACTACAAAAGGCAGCTGtaccaacaacaacaggaagaataCAAAGATTGGAGTAGCAGCTCAGCCCAGGGAGTGATTGCAGCTGCTCAACATAGGCAGGAGACAGCAAGAAAGAGCCCGAGGCAACAGCAGTTCTTGGACAGAGTAAGGAGTCCTTTGAAAAATGACAAGGATGGAATGATGTATCTCCATTCTGGTTCTTACCATGATGCTGTCAGCCAAGACGCAAGCCGTTGCTTGTTAGGAAGCGATGGGTCTCTTCAAAATAAGTGTGCTGAAATTAAACATTTGAATCAAAAGATTCAGCAACAAGAATCTGGTTGGGATCTTTCCCGACAGGTGACTACTGGGAAAAACAGTGGCTCACTAGGAGCAACTAGTCAGAAGAGATTTACATCTCAAGATAGTGATACACACAAGCGTGAAGATGCTGGAGATGTACTTAAATCTGGCAGTGCAATGGTAAGGATTCCTGGCCAAGAAGAGCAGTCTTCTCAAAATCCTTTAATCATGAGAAGGAGAGTCCGCTCTTTTATCTCTCCTATTCCCAGCAAGAGGCAGTTGCAGGAAATGAAGAATAGTGGCACTGAAGACAAAGGACGCCTGCTCACTTCATCAAAGGATGGAGCTGATAAAACACTCAACTCCTATGCCCATTCTTCCCAAAGCCAAGATGTGAGTAAGTCACTCTCAAAAGGAGAATCTCCTAGGAATCTTCCAAGTCCTGACAATAGAAATTGCTCTGCTGTTTCCCTCACAAGCCCAGCTAAAACAAAAATTCTGCCTCCACGGAAGGGCCGTGGGTTAAAATTGGAAGCTATTGTTCAAAAAATCACATCCCCTAATGTTCGGAGGAGTGCTTCTTCAAATTGTGCTGAAGCTGGCCCAGATGCAGTCACCCTTGATGACATTCTGTCACTGAAGAGTGGCCCACCAGAGGGTGGGAATGTGTCCAATCATGGAATGGAAGCAGAAAATATAAAAGAAGAAATTGTGCTGGATCAAGAGAGCCAAGAATTGACTAGTGAAATTTCTCTGACAATATCTTCTGAAGAATGGCATGCGGAAAGAGATGAGGTGGTAAAAAAAGAGACACCTGATCTTGCAAATGTTGTCAAGGAGGCCCCAGTGCCTACTGTGATCCCAGCACCTTCACAAAAATCTGTTTGTCAGGGAAGAACAGATGGCTCACTAACTGGGGCAGGATCTATAAACTTTTCCGAATTAAAAACAGTCTCTCCATCCAAAGTCTTGACTCCTGAACCAAATCTAAAGTCTGAAGAGAAGGGTGGAGATGCAGTCATTGTGACAACCAAGCCGGACCCTTTTCCTCCAAAGGGTTATTTTCCTTCTGGTAAGAAGAAGGGGCGGCCTATTGGTAgtgtaaacaaacagaagaagcagcagcaacagccacagccacagccaccGCCGCCACCTCAACAACAGTTGCTGCTTCCACCACTTCCACCAGTACCAGAAGCACTGCAGCCATCGGAGGATGCAGGAGGTGGAGAACCTAAACCTAAGAGACAgcgaagggagaggaggaaacctACAGCACAGCCACGGAAGCGGAAGCCAAGACGAGCTGCTCCAATTGTGGAGCCCCAGGAACCAGAGATCAAACTGAAATATGCCACACAGTCTCTTGATAAAACTGATAACAAGAACAAGTCTTTTTTCCCCTATATTCATGTAGTGAACAAGTGTGAGATAGGCGCTGTATGCACAATTATTaatgcagaggaagaggagcagaatAAGCTGGTGAGGGGCCGAAAAGGGCAGAGGTCATCAACACCACCTCCCAGCAATGTTGAGAGCAAAGTGCTGCCTATTTCCTCTTTCATGCTACAGGGCCCTGTAGTAACAGAGTCCTCTGTCATGGGGCACCTGGTTTGTTGCCTGTGTGGCAAGTGGGCCAGCTATCGCAACATGGGTGATCTCTTTGGACCTTTCTATCCCCAGGATTATGCAGCCACATTGCCCAAAAATCCCCCTCCCAAGAGGGCCACAGAAATGCAGAATAAGGTCAAAGTACGGCATAAAAGTGCATCTAATGGTTCCAAGACAGatacggaggaggaggaagagcagcagcagcaacaaaaggagCAGAGAAGCCTCACTGCCCACCCTCGCTTTAAGAGACGGCATCGCTCAGAGGACTGTGCTGGGGCCTCACGGTCCCTTTCAAGAGGTGCTGCTTGTAAAAAGGCAACCACTGAGGGTAGCAATGTTGGTGAAAAAGCTCCTTTGGACTCTAAACCCCCCATGTCCACTTCGGAAGGTGGTCCTGAGTTGGAGTTACAAATTCCTGAACTACCTCTTGACAGCAATGAATTTTGGGTCCATGAGGGCTGTATTCTCTGGGCCAATGGGATTTACCTGGTCTGTGGCAGGCTTTATGGGCTGCAAGAAGCTGTGGAAATAGCTAAAGAGATG